One window from the genome of Streptomyces cadmiisoli encodes:
- the cobC gene encoding Rv2231c family pyridoxal phosphate-dependent protein CobC: MPTERDPHDLRHHGDAEVRDDGRTLVDLAVNVRAGTPPGWLREVVAGSLDGLAAYPDGRAARAAVAARHGLTPNRVLLTAGAAEAFVLLARALKVRRPVVVHPQFTEPEAALRDAGHSVDRVLLRAQDGFRLDPAAVPEDADLVVIGNPTNPTSVLHPAGAVARLARPGRTLVVDEAFMDAVPGEREALAGRTDVPGLVVLRSLTKTWGLAGLRIGYLLASPETVADLARAQPLWPVSTPALTAAQTCVGPRALAEAAHAAHRVAADRAHLVAGLSDIAGVRVVGPAEGPFVLVRLPHAAAVRGRLRDLGFAVRRGDTFPGLGEEWLRLAVRDRATVDRFLAALRRAMAGDGG; encoded by the coding sequence ATGCCCACTGAGCGGGACCCGCACGATCTGCGCCACCACGGCGACGCCGAGGTCCGTGACGACGGGCGGACCCTGGTCGACCTGGCGGTGAACGTCCGCGCCGGCACCCCGCCCGGGTGGCTGCGGGAGGTCGTCGCCGGGTCGCTCGACGGGCTGGCGGCCTACCCGGACGGGCGGGCGGCGCGGGCCGCCGTCGCGGCCCGGCACGGGCTCACCCCGAACCGGGTGCTGCTGACGGCGGGCGCGGCGGAGGCCTTCGTCCTGCTCGCGCGGGCCCTGAAGGTGCGGCGGCCGGTGGTCGTGCACCCCCAGTTCACGGAGCCGGAGGCGGCGCTGCGGGACGCGGGGCACAGCGTCGACCGGGTGCTGCTGCGGGCGCAGGACGGCTTCCGGCTGGATCCGGCGGCGGTGCCCGAGGACGCCGACCTGGTCGTGATCGGCAATCCGACCAATCCGACGTCCGTGCTGCATCCCGCCGGCGCCGTCGCCCGACTGGCCCGTCCCGGGCGGACGTTGGTGGTCGACGAGGCCTTCATGGACGCCGTGCCGGGCGAGCGCGAGGCGCTGGCCGGCCGGACGGACGTCCCCGGTCTGGTGGTCCTGCGCAGTCTGACCAAGACGTGGGGACTGGCCGGACTGCGGATCGGGTACCTGCTGGCGTCCCCGGAGACCGTCGCCGACCTCGCTCGCGCGCAGCCGCTGTGGCCGGTCTCCACACCCGCGCTGACCGCCGCGCAGACCTGTGTGGGGCCGCGGGCCCTGGCGGAGGCGGCGCACGCCGCGCACCGGGTCGCCGCCGACCGGGCCCATCTGGTCGCGGGACTCTCGGACATCGCGGGGGTGCGGGTCGTGGGGCCCGCCGAGGGGCCCTTCGTCCTCGTACGGCTGCCGCACGCCGCCGCGGTGCGCGGGCGGCTGCGGGACCTCGGCTTCGCGGTCCGGCGCGGCGACACGTTCCCGGGTCTGGGCGAGGAGTGGCTGCGGCTGGCGGTGCGCGACCGGGCCACGGTGGACCGCTTCCTCGCGGCCCTGCGCCGGGCCATGGCCGGCGACGGCGGCTGA